One stretch of Rhodospirillaceae bacterium DNA includes these proteins:
- a CDS encoding N-acetylmuramoyl-L-alanine amidase has protein sequence MPPTLIQAPSPNHDSRDGQAVDILLLHYTGMPSGEMALSRLRDPAAKVSAHYVVEEDGRVFHLVPEDRRAWHAGVSSWLGAANINQRSIGIEIVNPGHEFGYRAFPAAQMTAVLELSLGIITRHRIPAARVIGHSDVAPLRKEDPGELFDWQGLAAAGVGVWPSPKPVQWSDDAFFAALQRYGYETSDRAAATRAFCRHFRQGRLSDVPDAELAAILNGLLGR, from the coding sequence ATGCCCCCAACGTTGATCCAGGCACCCTCACCCAACCATGACAGCCGCGATGGGCAGGCGGTCGATATCCTGCTGCTGCATTACACGGGTATGCCGAGCGGCGAGATGGCGCTCAGCCGGCTGCGCGATCCGGCGGCGAAGGTGAGTGCGCATTATGTGGTCGAGGAAGATGGGCGCGTGTTCCATCTGGTGCCGGAGGATCGGCGCGCCTGGCATGCTGGCGTCTCGTCCTGGCTGGGGGCCGCCAACATCAACCAGCGCTCGATCGGCATCGAGATCGTCAATCCGGGCCATGAATTCGGCTATCGCGCCTTTCCGGCGGCGCAGATGACGGCGGTGCTGGAATTGTCGCTGGGCATCATCACGCGGCATCGCATTCCGGCAGCACGGGTGATCGGCCACAGCGACGTGGCGCCGCTGCGCAAGGAAGATCCGGGCGAATTGTTCGACTGGCAGGGACTGGCCGCTGCAGGTGTGGGTGTGTGGCCCAGCCCGAAGCCGGTGCAATGGTCGGATGACGCCTTCTTCGCGGCCCTCCAGCGCTATGGCTATGAGACCAGCGACCGTGCGGCCGCGACGCGCGCCTTCTGCCGCCATTTCCGGCAGGGCCGCTTGAGCGATGTGCCGGATGCGGAACTGGCGGCGATTCTCAACGGACTTCTGGGCAGGTGA
- a CDS encoding DSD1 family PLP-dependent enzyme encodes MAARRPELSPGDPISAIETPALIVDLDAFEANLQAMAEFAKARGMRLRPHGKTHKSAIIGKRQMALGAVGLCCQKVSEAEALVAGGVTDVLVTNEVLGRTRLARLAALTAKARIGICVDSDLGLAQLIEAAAAAPKPIEAYVELDVGAGRCGVIRIEDAVALVEQINKAAGLRFGGIHAYHGMAQHLRTPQERKAAIDFAAGRATELVAALAARGIKVPVVTGAGTGSFPIEAASGVYNEIQPGSYVFMDRDYADNMWDPKSPRFQHSLFVLTAVMSRRADFAVIDAGLKAHSVDSGYPTVFGRPDLSFDSPSDEHGVLRGAAPALPALEERLRLVPGHCDPTVNLHDWIIAIRGDRVAEIWPVDGRGALT; translated from the coding sequence ATGGCGGCGCGTCGACCCGAGCTTTCCCCCGGTGACCCGATCAGCGCCATCGAGACGCCGGCGCTGATCGTCGATCTTGACGCATTCGAGGCCAACCTGCAGGCGATGGCGGAATTTGCCAAGGCGCGCGGCATGCGATTGCGCCCCCATGGCAAGACGCATAAGAGCGCCATCATCGGCAAAAGGCAGATGGCATTGGGCGCCGTCGGCCTCTGCTGCCAGAAGGTCAGCGAGGCCGAGGCACTGGTCGCGGGCGGGGTCACCGATGTGCTGGTCACCAATGAGGTGTTGGGCAGGACCCGGCTGGCGCGCCTTGCGGCGCTCACCGCGAAGGCGCGGATCGGCATCTGTGTCGACAGCGATCTTGGGCTTGCGCAGTTGATCGAGGCGGCCGCTGCGGCACCCAAGCCGATCGAGGCCTATGTCGAGCTTGATGTCGGCGCCGGGCGTTGCGGCGTCATCCGCATCGAGGATGCGGTGGCGCTGGTCGAGCAGATCAACAAAGCGGCCGGTCTGCGCTTTGGCGGCATCCACGCCTATCACGGCATGGCGCAGCATCTGCGCACGCCGCAGGAGCGCAAGGCGGCGATCGATTTTGCTGCCGGTCGGGCGACCGAGTTGGTGGCGGCCCTTGCAGCACGCGGCATCAAGGTGCCGGTGGTGACGGGGGCGGGCACGGGCAGCTTCCCGATCGAAGCCGCCAGCGGCGTCTACAACGAAATCCAGCCAGGCTCCTATGTGTTCATGGACCGGGACTATGCCGACAATATGTGGGACCCCAAGAGCCCACGCTTCCAGCACAGCCTGTTCGTGCTCACCGCCGTGATGAGCCGGCGCGCTGATTTTGCCGTGATCGATGCTGGCCTGAAGGCGCATTCGGTCGATTCCGGTTATCCGACCGTTTTCGGGCGACCGGACCTCAGCTTCGACTCACCGTCCGATGAGCATGGTGTGCTGCGGGGTGCGGCGCCGGCTCTGCCGGCGCTGGAGGAGAGGCTTCGGCTCGTCCCCGGCCATTGCGACCCCACGGTCAATCTCCATGACTGGATCATCGCCATTCGCGGCGACAGGGTGGCCGAAATCTGGCCGGTTGACGGACGTGGCGCGCTGACCTGA
- a CDS encoding EamA family transporter, with protein MKPQHLALMLLCQFLWGVNFVAAKIGLMHFEPLFFVALRFSLVALLLLPFVGLPRRKLLQLLALSMTMGVMHFCLIFTGMRYLDAATSSIAVQLQVPFAAILAAFFFKETLGWRRLTGMVVAFAGVVLIAGEPRFVGNLWPLLSVVGAALVWATANVQVKALGDEFDAVTLNGYIAILAAPQLLVVSYLIEGNQWPMVMDVSWQGWAALLFQSIVVAIFSYWIWYNMMRRYPVNQVMPFTLLLPMIGVLSGHIFLDEVITWQMLLGGLATLAGVAIVVIRRPAVVAPSTKTGI; from the coding sequence ATGAAGCCGCAACATCTCGCCCTCATGCTGCTGTGCCAGTTCCTGTGGGGCGTCAATTTCGTGGCGGCCAAGATCGGCCTCATGCATTTCGAGCCGCTGTTTTTCGTGGCGCTGCGCTTCAGCCTGGTGGCCTTGCTGCTGCTGCCCTTCGTCGGCCTGCCGAGGCGCAAGCTGCTGCAGCTCCTTGCTCTTTCCATGACGATGGGCGTCATGCATTTCTGCCTCATCTTCACCGGCATGCGCTATCTCGATGCCGCAACCAGCTCGATCGCGGTGCAGCTGCAGGTGCCGTTCGCGGCGATCCTTGCCGCCTTCTTCTTCAAGGAGACGCTGGGCTGGCGGCGCCTGACCGGCATGGTGGTGGCGTTCGCCGGCGTGGTGCTCATCGCCGGCGAGCCGCGCTTCGTCGGCAATCTGTGGCCGCTCCTCTCGGTGGTCGGTGCGGCCCTGGTCTGGGCCACGGCCAATGTGCAGGTGAAGGCGCTGGGCGACGAGTTCGATGCGGTGACGCTCAACGGTTATATCGCAATCCTTGCCGCACCGCAGCTGCTCGTGGTCTCCTACCTCATCGAGGGCAATCAATGGCCCATGGTGATGGATGTGAGCTGGCAGGGCTGGGCTGCGTTGCTGTTCCAATCGATCGTCGTCGCCATCTTCAGCTATTGGATCTGGTACAACATGATGCGGCGCTATCCGGTCAACCAGGTCATGCCCTTCACCCTGCTGCTGCCGATGATCGGCGTGCTCTCCGGTCACATCTTCCTCGATGAAGTGATTACCTGGCAGATGCTGCTGGGCGGGCTTGCGACCCTGGCCGGTGTCGCCATCGTCGTCATCCGCCGCCCGGCCGTGGTGGCGCCCTCGACCAAGACCGGTATCTGA
- a CDS encoding division/cell wall cluster transcriptional repressor MraZ: protein MALFIDTFVNRIDKKGRVSVPATFRAALATSNTLGQNFSGIVALPAFRYDALQCAGLDWLQTLVDQMGKVDLFSDVHDDLSTTLFSDTKQLSFDGEGRIVLPEMLLEHAKLKDEAAFVGRGEIFEIWHPKTFAEHRAEARRRALEKGMTLRNAGGSNAGSDKTGGGAQ, encoded by the coding sequence ATGGCTCTGTTCATCGACACATTCGTCAACCGGATCGACAAGAAGGGGCGCGTTTCCGTCCCGGCGACGTTCCGTGCTGCCCTGGCGACATCCAATACGCTTGGCCAGAATTTCAGCGGCATCGTCGCGCTGCCGGCCTTCCGCTACGATGCGCTGCAATGCGCCGGACTCGACTGGCTGCAGACTCTGGTCGACCAGATGGGCAAGGTTGATCTCTTCTCCGACGTCCATGACGATCTCAGCACCACGCTGTTCTCCGACACCAAGCAGCTTTCGTTCGACGGCGAAGGCCGCATCGTACTGCCGGAGATGCTGCTGGAGCACGCCAAGCTGAAGGATGAAGCGGCCTTCGTCGGTCGCGGCGAGATCTTCGAGATCTGGCATCCCAAGACATTCGCCGAGCATCGCGCCGAAGCGCGTCGACGTGCGCTGGAGAAGGGCATGACTCTTCGTAACGCGGGCGGGAGCAATGCCGGCAGTGACAAGACTGGCGGCGGTGCGCAATGA
- a CDS encoding penicillin-binding protein 2, which produces MIRLRNNTPQQPSYKAQRAQPVINPIALQPEPDGVQRRALEVSHSRLMLGLGLFTVAFVVIAARLAMVTLMPGEHETLRVAAAPNADRADILDRNGVVLATSLTTASLYANPHQIREPDAIAAQLAQVLPDMPQEPTSAKLSADKTFIWLKRNLTPKQQQAVNRLGIPGLYFQYETKRVYPQGNLTAHVVGFSDVDSRGLAGVERSFDDVLAGGQRPLQLSIDVRIQHILHEEISRAIADFTAIGGAGMVMDIQTGEMLALVSLPDFDPARPGEASDDARFNRATLGTYEMGSTFKLFNTAIGLDSGTVTLAGGYDATHAIKIGRFSIDDFHGKHRWLSIPEIFTYSSNIGSAKLADAFGAEVQKTYLQRLGLLSKSTIELAEVGVPQYPKNWRRVNTMTISYGHGVSVAPIQVVSAVGAVANGGILRQPTLLKRAAHEVESGTRVVSEQTSAQIRQLMRLVVQVGTGKKANAPGYLVGGKTGTADKQEGRGYSDNSRMAAFVAAFPMNAPRYAVVVMIDEPKPNAHSYGYATAGWVAAPVVGALVQRMAPLMGISPIPDESPLAQNPLVAMVADYDSAASKKAKSKVIPVAAPLLDSNGEPIMKAKPFAATPVSATSNDVTTPPAAESGATESEGIPLAVE; this is translated from the coding sequence ATGATCCGCCTGCGCAACAACACGCCCCAGCAGCCGAGCTACAAGGCGCAGCGCGCCCAGCCGGTCATCAACCCGATTGCCCTGCAGCCGGAACCCGATGGCGTGCAGCGCCGCGCGCTGGAAGTCAGCCATAGCCGCCTGATGCTGGGCCTCGGCCTGTTCACGGTCGCCTTCGTGGTGATTGCGGCGCGCCTCGCCATGGTGACCTTGATGCCGGGCGAGCATGAGACGCTGCGCGTGGCGGCGGCACCCAATGCCGACCGTGCCGATATTCTCGACCGCAATGGCGTGGTGCTGGCGACCTCGCTCACCACGGCCTCGCTCTATGCCAATCCGCACCAGATCCGCGAGCCGGATGCGATTGCAGCGCAGCTTGCCCAGGTGCTGCCCGACATGCCGCAGGAGCCGACCTCGGCCAAGCTTTCGGCCGACAAGACCTTCATCTGGCTGAAGCGGAACCTGACGCCCAAGCAGCAGCAGGCGGTCAACCGCCTCGGCATTCCCGGGCTCTATTTCCAGTACGAGACCAAGCGGGTCTATCCGCAGGGCAATCTCACGGCCCATGTGGTCGGCTTCTCGGATGTCGATTCACGCGGCCTTGCCGGTGTCGAGCGGTCGTTCGACGATGTGCTCGCGGGTGGCCAGCGACCGCTGCAGCTCTCGATCGACGTGCGCATCCAGCATATCCTCCATGAAGAAATTTCCCGCGCCATCGCCGATTTCACCGCCATCGGCGGCGCCGGTATGGTGATGGATATCCAGACCGGCGAGATGCTGGCTTTGGTCTCGCTGCCGGATTTCGACCCGGCGCGCCCGGGCGAGGCCAGCGACGATGCACGCTTCAACCGCGCCACGCTCGGCACCTACGAGATGGGCTCGACCTTCAAGCTGTTCAACACGGCGATCGGCCTCGACAGCGGCACGGTGACCCTGGCCGGTGGCTATGACGCGACGCATGCGATCAAGATCGGTCGGTTTTCGATCGACGATTTCCACGGCAAGCATCGCTGGCTGAGCATTCCAGAGATTTTCACCTATTCTTCCAATATCGGCTCGGCGAAGCTCGCCGATGCGTTCGGCGCCGAGGTGCAGAAGACCTACCTGCAGCGCCTGGGCCTCCTCAGCAAGTCGACGATCGAACTTGCCGAGGTGGGTGTGCCGCAATATCCGAAGAACTGGCGCCGGGTGAACACCATGACCATTTCCTATGGCCATGGCGTGTCGGTAGCGCCGATCCAGGTGGTTTCCGCCGTGGGTGCCGTCGCCAATGGCGGCATCCTCCGCCAGCCGACCCTGTTGAAGCGCGCCGCTCATGAAGTTGAGAGCGGCACCCGGGTGGTGTCGGAACAGACTTCGGCGCAGATCCGCCAGTTGATGCGCCTGGTCGTCCAGGTCGGCACCGGCAAGAAGGCCAATGCGCCGGGCTATCTGGTCGGCGGCAAGACCGGGACCGCCGACAAGCAGGAAGGCAGAGGCTATAGCGACAATTCGCGCATGGCAGCCTTTGTCGCCGCCTTTCCGATGAACGCACCGCGTTACGCGGTGGTGGTGATGATCGACGAACCCAAGCCCAATGCACATTCCTACGGCTATGCGACGGCCGGCTGGGTGGCAGCGCCCGTCGTGGGTGCCCTGGTCCAGCGCATGGCGCCGTTGATGGGCATTTCCCCCATTCCGGACGAGTCACCACTGGCACAGAACCCGCTGGTTGCAATGGTCGCGGACTATGATTCCGCCGCCTCAAAAAAGGCAAAATCCAAAGTCATTCCGGTGGCCGCGCCGCTGCTTGATTCGAACGGCGAACCGATCATGAAGGCAAAGCCGTTCGCGGCGACGCCAGTATCGGCGACCAGCAATGATGTGACGACACCGCCGGCTGCCGAGAGCGGCGCGACGGAGAGCGAAGGAATCCCTCTTGCGGTTGAGTGA
- a CDS encoding EamA family transporter, producing MAGASTPGGLVAGPAMLALSFATEDGQLAAVSAAGLAGWGAMAYQVLIVTALCYGIWYAMMSRYPVSLVMPFTLLEPIFGATTAVLLLGEGWDWRMVAGALLTMAGLAIIIIRRPQVVTQPVGPGA from the coding sequence ATGGCTGGCGCATCAACGCCTGGGGGCCTGGTCGCCGGGCCGGCCATGCTGGCGCTGTCCTTCGCCACCGAGGACGGGCAGCTTGCCGCCGTGTCGGCGGCCGGCCTTGCCGGTTGGGGCGCCATGGCCTATCAGGTGCTGATCGTCACCGCCCTCTGCTATGGGATCTGGTATGCGATGATGAGCCGCTATCCGGTGAGCCTGGTCATGCCCTTCACCTTGCTGGAGCCGATCTTCGGCGCCACCACGGCGGTGCTGCTGCTGGGCGAGGGCTGGGACTGGCGCATGGTCGCGGGTGCGCTGCTGACCATGGCCGGGCTTGCCATCATCATCATCCGGCGGCCGCAGGTCGTGACGCAGCCGGTTGGGCCGGGTGCATGA
- a CDS encoding UDP-N-acetylmuramoyl-L-alanyl-D-glutamate--2,6-diaminopimelate ligase, with product MGGHARIARPGLGVNAISISGLALDSRAVVQGNLFAALSGAKLDGLAFVPAAVAAGANAILVSTGQNPNVPPHVAVIEADHPRLALAKMAARFYGRQPKIIAAVTGTSGKTSTAVFARQLWTLLGHRAASLGTIGLIGPGIQYDESLTTPDPVKLHQLLAELREKDIDHLAMEASSHGLDQFRLDGVEISAAAFTNLSRDHLDYHGTMEAYLAAKLRLFGELLPAGGAAIINADIAESDRIVALAKARHHRIITFGRKSGDLRLVKQQPLATGQQLSLDVFGTRYDVTFSVAGLFQAENLLAALGLVIGEGEEPAMAVRMIDRLTGVHGRIERVATTPSGAAVYVDYAHKPAGLEAVLGTLRPHVSGRLVVVFGCGGDRDKGKRPEMGALATRLADRVVVTDDNPRSEDPATIRAEILAAAPGAIEIGDRAAAIRAAMQDLKAGDLLVIAGKGHETYQIVGNQKFDFDDSDVARTCAEELSRGAA from the coding sequence ATTGGCGGCCATGCCCGCATCGCACGGCCCGGTCTCGGGGTCAACGCCATCAGCATCTCCGGCCTGGCGCTGGATTCGCGCGCCGTGGTGCAGGGCAATCTGTTCGCGGCTCTCTCCGGTGCCAAGCTCGACGGCCTTGCCTTCGTGCCGGCGGCGGTGGCGGCCGGCGCCAATGCGATCCTGGTGAGCACGGGGCAGAATCCCAATGTGCCGCCCCATGTCGCGGTGATCGAGGCTGATCATCCGCGCCTGGCGCTGGCCAAGATGGCGGCGCGCTTCTATGGGCGCCAACCCAAGATCATCGCGGCCGTGACGGGCACCAGCGGCAAGACCTCGACGGCCGTGTTTGCGCGCCAGCTGTGGACGCTGCTCGGCCACCGCGCGGCCAGCCTCGGCACCATCGGCCTCATCGGTCCTGGCATCCAGTATGACGAAAGCCTCACCACGCCTGACCCGGTGAAGCTGCATCAATTGCTGGCCGAGCTGCGGGAAAAGGACATCGACCATTTGGCGATGGAGGCGTCGAGCCATGGGCTCGACCAGTTCCGCCTGGACGGCGTCGAAATCTCGGCCGCGGCCTTCACGAATCTCAGCCGCGACCATCTCGACTATCACGGCACGATGGAAGCCTATCTCGCGGCCAAGCTGCGCCTGTTCGGTGAATTGCTGCCGGCGGGTGGCGCTGCCATCATCAATGCCGATATCGCGGAGAGCGACCGCATCGTGGCGCTGGCCAAGGCGCGGCATCACCGGATCATCACCTTCGGCCGCAAGAGCGGCGATCTGCGCCTCGTCAAGCAGCAGCCCTTGGCAACCGGCCAACAATTGTCGCTCGACGTGTTCGGCACGCGCTACGACGTGACCTTCTCCGTGGCAGGCCTGTTCCAGGCGGAAAATCTGCTGGCGGCTCTAGGCCTCGTCATCGGTGAAGGCGAGGAGCCGGCCATGGCGGTGCGCATGATCGACCGGCTGACCGGCGTCCATGGCCGCATCGAGCGCGTGGCGACGACGCCATCGGGTGCCGCGGTCTATGTCGACTATGCCCACAAGCCCGCGGGCCTCGAAGCCGTGCTCGGCACGCTCCGCCCCCATGTCAGCGGCCGCCTCGTCGTGGTGTTCGGCTGCGGTGGGGATCGTGACAAGGGCAAACGCCCGGAGATGGGTGCACTGGCGACCCGTCTGGCCGACCGCGTGGTCGTGACCGACGACAATCCCCGGAGCGAAGACCCGGCCACCATCCGCGCCGAGATCCTGGCGGCGGCTCCCGGCGCCATAGAGATCGGCGACCGTGCCGCAGCCATCCGGGCCGCGATGCAGGATCTGAAGGCGGGTGATCTGCTGGTGATCGCCGGCAAGGGTCACGAAACCTATCAGATCGTCGGCAACCAGAAATTCGATTTCGACGACAGCGACGTGGCGCGGACCTGCGCCGAGGAATTGAGCCGGGGTGCCGCATGA
- the rsmH gene encoding 16S rRNA (cytosine(1402)-N(4))-methyltransferase RsmH — MSDVRHQPVLLAEVVAALGADNLGPQDGAIYVDGTFGAGGYSRAILEAANCTVFAIDRDPDAIAGADALVRQFAGRLHVIEGRFGDMVDLLAERGITAVAGVTLDLGVSSMQLDEAERGFSFRFDGPLDMRMEQAGESAADIVNQMAERPLADLIFTFGEEKKARRVAKAIVAARALAPITTTGRLAEIVRRAVGPAGPDRIDSATRTFQALRIAVNDEMGEIDRGLEAAEKLLAPGGRMAIVSFHSLEDRRVKHFMREHAGRNPKGSRHMPEISETVATLRLLDPQGITASDSEIHANPRARSARLRVAERLHEVAA; from the coding sequence ATGAGCGACGTCCGTCATCAACCGGTGCTGCTGGCCGAAGTGGTCGCGGCCCTGGGCGCTGACAATTTGGGGCCGCAAGACGGCGCCATCTATGTCGATGGCACGTTCGGCGCCGGCGGCTATTCCCGCGCCATCCTGGAAGCTGCCAATTGCACGGTCTTTGCGATCGACCGTGATCCCGACGCCATCGCCGGCGCCGATGCGCTGGTGCGCCAGTTCGCGGGTCGCCTTCATGTGATCGAAGGCCGGTTCGGCGACATGGTCGACTTGCTGGCCGAGCGCGGCATCACCGCGGTGGCGGGTGTCACACTCGATCTCGGCGTCTCCTCGATGCAGCTCGACGAGGCAGAGCGCGGTTTTTCGTTCCGCTTCGATGGCCCCTTGGACATGCGCATGGAGCAGGCCGGCGAAAGTGCCGCCGACATCGTCAACCAGATGGCCGAGCGGCCGCTGGCGGACCTCATCTTCACCTTCGGCGAAGAGAAGAAGGCGCGCCGTGTGGCAAAGGCCATCGTGGCCGCGCGAGCCTTGGCGCCCATCACCACAACCGGACGTCTTGCCGAGATCGTGCGTCGCGCGGTTGGCCCCGCCGGTCCCGACCGCATCGATTCAGCGACACGCACCTTCCAGGCGCTGCGCATCGCGGTCAATGACGAGATGGGCGAGATCGATCGCGGGCTTGAGGCAGCCGAGAAACTGCTGGCGCCGGGCGGCCGCATGGCGATCGTCTCGTTCCATTCGCTGGAAGATCGCCGCGTGAAGCATTTCATGCGCGAGCATGCCGGGCGCAACCCGAAGGGCTCGCGCCACATGCCGGAAATCTCCGAGACGGTCGCGACGCTCCGCCTCCTCGATCCGCAGGGCATCACGGCTTCTGACTCGGAGATCCACGCCAATCCGCGTGCAAGGTCGGCACGGCTGCGGGTGGCTGAGCGCCTTCATGAGGTGGCCGCATGA
- a CDS encoding sel1 repeat family protein gives MDRWRQKLTGMNARKRARIFPNIIPLLSGPGPKILGALLLICIAAVVSNRGNIINLREVEPMTVVETPPAQSAETRDGFALYDQGRYDAALKDLLPLADQGDTRAQCLVSEILARGLGGVTPDHVEATKWLDQCIRSIDFDEDDAARDLIDHLIVTDGWDVVGEGKFRSFQWQQRQMNNEMGRPNGAPESVLADLPTMGGDAAFRLGAALYEGDGMPVDFEKAVPCFHRAAAFNIPDAAFNLGIAYYTGKGVRADPVQARHWLQIAADGGFAKAATVLGVMAVRGHGSEKDVDLALAYLQQAIDLGDPEASMLREAISAGAEPR, from the coding sequence ATGGACAGATGGCGCCAAAAGTTGACCGGCATGAATGCGCGCAAACGCGCGCGGATCTTTCCCAACATCATCCCGCTTCTATCCGGACCGGGACCGAAAATTCTTGGCGCCCTGCTGCTCATCTGCATCGCCGCCGTCGTCAGCAACCGCGGAAACATCATCAATTTGCGCGAGGTCGAACCCATGACCGTTGTTGAAACACCGCCAGCGCAAAGCGCGGAAACACGCGATGGCTTCGCCCTCTACGACCAGGGAAGATACGACGCCGCCCTGAAGGATTTGTTGCCCCTGGCGGATCAGGGCGACACCCGCGCGCAATGCCTCGTCAGCGAGATCCTGGCGCGCGGATTGGGCGGCGTCACCCCGGACCATGTCGAGGCCACGAAATGGCTCGATCAATGCATCCGCAGCATCGATTTCGATGAGGATGATGCCGCGCGGGATTTGATCGACCATCTGATTGTCACGGATGGCTGGGACGTCGTCGGCGAAGGCAAGTTTCGCTCGTTCCAATGGCAGCAGCGGCAGATGAACAACGAAATGGGCCGGCCCAACGGCGCGCCTGAATCTGTGCTCGCCGATCTGCCGACAATGGGTGGCGACGCCGCCTTCCGGCTGGGCGCAGCCCTCTATGAGGGTGACGGGATGCCGGTCGATTTCGAGAAGGCCGTGCCCTGCTTCCACCGCGCGGCCGCGTTCAACATCCCGGATGCCGCCTTCAACCTCGGCATCGCCTATTACACCGGCAAGGGCGTCAGGGCCGATCCGGTCCAGGCCAGGCATTGGCTGCAGATTGCCGCCGATGGCGGCTTTGCCAAGGCAGCCACCGTGCTTGGCGTCATGGCCGTGCGCGGGCACGGCTCCGAGAAGGATGTCGATCTGGCGCTGGCCTATCTGCAGCAGGCCATCGACCTCGGCGATCCGGAGGCGTCGATGCTGCGCGAAGCGATTTCGGCAGGGGCCGAGCCGCGTTAG
- a CDS encoding UDP-N-acetylmuramoylalanyl-D-glutamyl-2,6-diaminopimelate--D-alanyl-D-alanine ligase, which produces MTQPLWTSVEIATAVKGTAQAAFVADGVSIDSRKVGKGDLFIALQGPNFDGHEYIGQALAAGAAGIIAHRLPAGIAADAPIVLVKDTLQALQDLGAAARNRSAAKFIAVTGSVGKTSTKEALKTVLSVQARTFASEGNLNNHWGAPLSLARMPRDTEIGIFELGMNHANEIRPLAKMVRPHAAIITIVEAVHIEFFGSVAEIADAKAEILEGLEPGGTAILPRDNAYFARMAARAKALGVTHIAGFGADAASDVRLIACHTSPTGNDVSADVFGVRMAFSTGLAGRHQAINALAVLAAVQAIGADVTRAAHDLAGAKALKGRGHREEIALPQGSFTLIDESYNASPAAMRAAFTVLAGLPIAKGGRRIAILGDMRELGEQGPALHRGLKDDLVSAGIDRAFLVGPLMSDLYALLPASMQAGHTTESTAMVAPATADIRAGDIVLVKGSLGTRMAPIVEAIRDMDIHATARPKAANGH; this is translated from the coding sequence ATGACGCAGCCCCTCTGGACGTCGGTCGAGATCGCCACTGCGGTGAAGGGCACGGCCCAGGCCGCTTTCGTGGCTGACGGCGTTTCCATCGACAGCCGCAAGGTGGGCAAGGGCGATCTCTTCATCGCCTTGCAGGGACCTAACTTCGACGGCCATGAGTATATCGGCCAGGCGCTGGCAGCGGGTGCAGCCGGCATCATCGCCCACCGCCTGCCGGCCGGCATCGCAGCGGACGCGCCGATCGTACTGGTCAAGGATACGCTGCAGGCGCTGCAGGATCTGGGTGCGGCCGCGCGCAACCGGTCGGCCGCGAAATTCATCGCCGTCACCGGCAGCGTGGGGAAGACCAGCACCAAGGAAGCGCTGAAGACGGTGCTCAGCGTCCAGGCGCGGACCTTTGCTTCGGAAGGCAATCTCAACAATCATTGGGGTGCGCCGCTGTCGCTCGCGCGTATGCCGCGCGACACCGAGATCGGCATCTTCGAGCTTGGCATGAACCACGCCAATGAGATCCGGCCGCTGGCCAAGATGGTGCGGCCCCATGCCGCCATCATCACCATCGTCGAGGCGGTGCATATCGAGTTCTTCGGCTCTGTGGCCGAGATCGCCGATGCCAAGGCGGAAATCCTTGAAGGGCTGGAACCGGGTGGCACCGCCATTCTGCCGCGCGACAACGCCTATTTCGCCCGCATGGCGGCGCGCGCCAAGGCGCTGGGTGTTACCCATATCGCCGGCTTCGGCGCCGATGCCGCGAGCGACGTGCGATTGATCGCGTGCCACACATCGCCCACCGGCAACGATGTCAGCGCCGACGTTTTTGGCGTGCGGATGGCGTTTTCGACGGGTCTAGCTGGCCGTCACCAGGCGATCAACGCGCTTGCCGTGCTGGCGGCCGTGCAGGCGATCGGTGCGGATGTGACGCGGGCAGCTCATGATCTCGCCGGCGCCAAGGCGCTGAAGGGGCGCGGCCACCGCGAGGAGATCGCGCTGCCCCAAGGCAGCTTCACCCTCATCGACGAATCCTACAATGCGAGCCCCGCCGCCATGCGCGCGGCGTTCACCGTGCTGGCTGGATTGCCTATCGCAAAGGGTGGCCGCCGCATCGCCATCCTGGGCGACATGCGGGAGTTGGGTGAGCAAGGTCCGGCGCTCCATCGCGGGCTCAAGGATGATCTCGTCTCGGCCGGCATCGACCGCGCCTTTCTGGTCGGGCCGCTGATGAGCGACCTCTATGCACTTTTGCCGGCGTCGATGCAGGCCGGTCATACCACGGAGTCAACCGCGATGGTGGCACCGGCGACGGCCGACATCAGGGCAGGGGACATCGTCCTGGTGAAAGGGTCGTTGGGCACCCGCATGGCGCCGATCGTCGAGGCGATCCGCGATATGGATATTCACGCAACAGCGCGGCCGAAAGCCGCGAACGGTCATTGA